In Lolium rigidum isolate FL_2022 chromosome 7, APGP_CSIRO_Lrig_0.1, whole genome shotgun sequence, the DNA window TAAAACATTTATAGTACACACTTGTACAGATATATATCCAAACATAATGTCAAGTATAAAACTCCAAAATAAAACATTTACAGTACACACTCATGTATATACAATGCATATGCATCGTGTAtcacatatatacatatatatataaagAACAGATCGAGCAGCTGTAACATGCGACACCGCTCCAACACAATACATAGCGCTAGCTCCTTGCTAATGCATGAGAGAGCCAGCTCGTCTCACGAGCTCGAGCGCAGGATAACGACATGTACAATACACACTTTTACATAACAATCACACACATGACACATGCATCTCGTATACGCATAAAACATAGATAACTCGCTGATGATGTAGGTAGTCCGATCATGGCTTGGCCTCTGGCTCTGGAAAGTGGAACTCAGGCTTCGGGGGCAGCTCGGATTTTGGGAATGGTGGCAGTTCATGCTTTGGAAACTCCGGCATGGTGGGGTGCGGAAATTCCGGCATCTTTGACACAGCAGGGTGCACCTCTGGCACGGTAGGATGTGGAATTTCCGGCTTTGGCAGCTCAGGCACAGCAGGATGGGGCACTTCGTGCTCCTTTGGTGCCTCTGGTACGACAGGGTGTGGGACTTCGTGCTCCTTTGGCACCACAGGGACAACTGGATGAGGTAGCTCAGGTTTCGGCAGCTCGGGcattgcagggtgtggcggcaactCGGGCTTCGGTAGCTCCGGCACAGAAGGGTGCGGCACTTCAGGCTCCTTTGGCATCTCCGGTACTGCGTGGTGCGGCACTTCGGGCTCCTTTGGGACGACAGGGTGAGGAAGTTCAGGCTTTGGCAGCTCGGGTACAACAGGGTGTGGTGGGAGTTCGGGCTTTGGCAGCTCCGGCGCAATGGGATGTGGTgggtgctcctccttctccttgggCATGGCTTCCTCCAGGTGACGTGCTGCGCTGCTCATGTAACTGCATGAGAGCAGCAAAACCCCGAGGAAGGCAACGGAGGACAGTGTGTTTCTGCACGCCATGGTGAAAGGCTTGCACTCTTGTCTATGCGTATGTGAGGGCTGATTGTTTCTGTGGTGGTTTGGAGACGAGAGAATGCCTGGTATTTATAGCACGCTAAATGAAATTAGAGCTGTCTACATGTTTGCAGGAGAGACTAGATACTAGCGGTCTTACTGAACAATGGCATCTGGCATGGATCCCTGGTAGGTCACCTGCATTCTGGGAGTTGTTTACTGACTTCAGTTATGTGTGTGAAGAAAAGTTCTGTTTGTGTTCAGTCTCTACCCATGCGTAGTTATATGGTGCTTAATTAGTTTGGAATTTTGAGACCTGAGTGATGATATGGCCGGCGAAATTGCAGCACACCACACGTCAAGCTCTAATTAGTGTACTTCGAAGTTACCAGAGTGTAACTGGCTTTAGGCAGGAGCCTTCCTCGAAGATCTACTTATGATTGCATGATGTATCTCATTCTTAAACTATACGCTGAAATATCCAGAGCAAATCCACACCCGAAGTCAGTACTGTTTTTGGGATAATTTGGTACTTTGTCGGCTGCGGTTCAGCTACACTTATCTGATTGATTCGGTCTGAACCTACCAGTGGAGCACCAAATCTGTGGGGGTTTGTTGGATCGCGCGCGTGTGTTCGTGTAGGAGCGTCCTACCGGCGTCTCAGGTCTATCCACGGTTGCTGTACGTGTCGTGTTAGGTCACCGGCGCACGTCTGACGCAACTCAACTTCAGTTGCTGCATGTGGTCAAGAACACCCGGCTTTGCCACAGAGACGACGCGTGAAGCGATGGTGCTTTCGAGTATTTTTTGTGTTTGATGGGCTACCTAAGTACGTGGAGTGTAGCTAGTGTCCCATGGATTACATGCACGTCCTACGTATTACGCAATGCCGCAATGGTATTTTGCCTTAATTTGCTTTATCAAGGACAATCTGCTGATAGTGTTTCTAAGTTTTTTTTTCCATTCTTGTACCTCTAAAATCCTTTAAATCAAACATACCTGAAATGGGAATTTGTATGAAAGGGTACAAAATGATGCTAAAACGGGCTGCATGGATGCATGGGTGACAACTCACCATGTTAGATGGAAAACAAATGCTCTATTCGGATCAAGATGTTTGAGTATTCCGAAGATGAAGCACAACCACATGGCGAATACGGTAGTCAAACCTAGTTGAAGTGGCCAAAACTAGTTTTTTTCTTCAAATTGAATGATACTAGGTGTTCATAGTCGCAAGAAACAATGTTTTGATGTTCGATATTAAATGTGAACTTTGGCAAAATTCCACATTGTAGTATGGCATGTGAATTGGATGTTCCAACTAGTTCAACCAAAAAACTGATATGATTTATGATGGAAGAGACTATGCAATTTTATTCAACACCTCCCCCACGTCTAGGCTGATGTGCCTTTTTTTAGATCTATCACGGGTCTTAGATGTGTATCAGTGGATATCTTTTTAGGGAGGCCACAcatatttattttaaatattcGTTGGCTAGGATTTGAATCCAAAACCTTGTAGCTCTAATACCATGTGAAATTTCATGCTCTAGATAGTTCAACCAAAAGATCGAATTCATGGAAAATACTATGCAATTATGTCATGTAAGATTATTACACTAGCCAATTCAACCAAAAGATCGATCTGATTGAAGAGACTATGCAATTATATTCAACATGTCATACCTTTGAGTCAAATAAATAATCAAATCTAGTCTTGAGATGTCATGATTTTTTTGAGTTGTATATTTTAGTCTTCCAGGTGGATGAGTGCCGACCAGGGTGACCCTCTTGGTAGCTCGCGCGGCGACATCATCGCCGAGGCCACCGTCGAGCCGCCGCCTCAACCAACTCAGACAACCCGAACCACCCACCAAACCCATCCAAGCCCCAACCACCAAGCTCTCGCCAACCGCCTGGCGCCCGGCGGCCATGACGATGCTGCAACCCCTTGCAGCGGCGCTACTGATACGGCCGGTGGACGAGGTCACCGCCGTCATGGGCTGCACGCGCCGCTTCAGAGAGGGACACATAGTACCACTGCGCGCTCTTCCGCGTAGGAAGGAGAACGATGGATGCCTCGTCGGCATGACATCAACGGCCGCGCCATGGCTGCCTCCTCAGATAAGTCTTGCCTGCCCAACAACCCTTCTTGCATGCATATAGATAGACACACCAGTCGCACACGCGTAGGTCGTCTCTCAGGCATGGGACCGGTCTCTCAACCTGCTTTCCCCGGTGACCTTTTCGAAGCCATGGTCATGGAGCGGTACCACTGTGGTACCACGAGGGCTGTCGTCTGGTCCCGAGATTGCACAACTTGGTTATTCCTCTCGTTGTGCTCATCTGGCGTCGCGGTTTCCTCCGATTTCTTCGCCGCCCTGTTACAGTTCTGGTTCGGCGGAAACTCCGACGAGTTCGCCGTTACCGTTGAAGAAGCGGGAGTTTTCAAATTTCGAGTGGCTACCCTTGCCGTTGCCGCAGAGATTGCGGTTCGCGGCCTTTGGGCCATTTCGCCGCTTCGGGCCTCTATCAGCTTGGAAAAGCCCACCCCTGCATGCAACGTCGCGGTGGCTCCTCTGCATGTGCGCCACGGTGGCCTGGAGCTCTCCGCGCCGTCCATCGGTGCAACTTGCCACGGTATGAGTGCTCCGTCAGTGCGCATTGATCAGATGGGACGTCCACGCTGCCCGTTAAGCGGCGCCGCTGGCCGAGCAGCTCCCTGAGGAGACGTTACCGCCTCTTACAGCGGGCTCCTTAGTATGCGGTAATCAAACCAGCTTGGAGTTCCCTTGCCTTAACGCGCAATGGCAAAACCCTCCGACGGTTTTTACTGCTGCCAGCGGCTTCGAGCGACGCGTCTACAGGGTCCAAGTTGACATCTGCAGCTCCTGCTCGCTTCCTTGATCAGAGTGATCCAGGCCATCATTCCGTGATGCCTTCCAGCCAGGCCCTGCCAGGATGTTTGATAGCCCGGGCCATGCAAGTGCCACGCCGCCAAGCTTGGACAGCGGCAACTCCGAATTCAAATACCtcaaccaccacctccaccgccctCCCGCCCTCACCTCCGTCCTATAAAGACATGCTTCTCCCCCCAGCACAACCCGCCCAGCGCATGTCTTCCACACGTCTGCATCTCCATCAACCCATCAACCTTCATCGGCGGCGTTTCCGCTGCCTAGACTACAACCACAAAGCTTTCAATTGCACCAACTCTGTTGTTTGCTGGTTCTGTCGCCGTTCCGGGCATAAGAGAAACCTCTGCACCATCCTTCTCCGCCTTCGCCGGCAAGCCGCGGCGCCGCTGCGCGAAATGGAGCCTGTTTTCCATGGCCGCCCAACCTCCCTTAACATCCATTGCCCTCCAGTGCAAGATCCACACGCCCTAGCCTGCCTTATTGACGTCCAACCACCACGCCACAATCCCATCCCTTGGCTCAGGCGCGTCTTCCATCAGCGGCTTGGCAACCCCGCCGTGCGTttcgcctcgtcctcctccggctcTTGCTTCGCAATGTTCCTCCGGCGTCGTGATCACATCTTTGCTCTAGAGCAGAGCCCTCTGCGTGTACGCGATATCGATGACTCTCTTGTGCTGGTTCACATCAAGCCGCACGACGAGGGAGACGGCTCCTTCACCTTCTCGAAAAATTCCCGCTCGATTTCTGGGAGCGCCGCGGGATCAAGATCGCCGTGAGCGGCTTTGCCACCCTCCATAGTGTCGAGCATGGCGTTGTGCGGGGCCATGACTACTCCGCCCTGTTTATCATGGTGAAGGTCGAATCTCCACGTCACATCCCACACCATATCGCTTTTCACAAGCAAGGGGAGCGCGGAAACTATGCGGATGTCTTCATCAACGAGGTCTGGGACACCGCGTCCGGGGGCAGCAGCTCCTCCGACAGCCGCGGTCCATCTCCCCCACCTGTGCCCCGCACCCACAACCTGGCGGGCAGGACCGGCCGACGTCATGACTCAAGCAGCTGTCGCCACCATTCTTACACCTGGGTGCGGACCGGCATCTCTGCGCCTCCGTCCTCGCCAAACCCCAGGAGGGCGGGCTCCACCGCTCCCGCGGCAGTTCTCGGCTCCAGCCACGGCGACCAGGCTACGGCGATCTTGGAGGGACGCCCTATGTCGCTTGCGACTAGACGTGCCCTCATTGCTCCGGAGTCAGCATCGCTTCTCGACTCAAGACCCTCCTTGCTGAGTCCGCCAGGATCAACGCGCCTGTCACACCGGCTGAACCGCCGTTCGCCAAAGTGGCGTTCGTCTCGGTCGGTGAAACGGCGTTCGACGTGGCTGTCACCTTGAGCAGGGCTCGGCAGTTCCGAGTCGGCATCCCCGTCGGAGAGCCTGCGACTGGCGGCGAGGACCAGGTCTTCCCCGTGTACAACTTCAACCGCCGACCGCACGTGGGAGCAGCATGCCTTGACGTGGGCCTCACATGGGAGTGTGTCCGCTCGCTTCTCTTCAGCATGTTTCCCCCGCAGGTCAACGACCACCCCCCTCTGCCTCTGTTACCCGAGATCGACTCCGTTTACCCACCAAAGCTTCTTCGCCCCACCTTTACGATGGGGCCGCCTGTTACTCTACTGGCCATGCTCCCCTCCTCCATGCCTCCGAACGAACCATACACTCAGACCATCCCCACCACCTGTTTCCACTTGTCGTCCCCACCAACCTGCCCCAATCCCCTCTCTGCTCAGTTCCAAACACCAACACATCACCTCTACTCAGCCTGCCTTTCAATCCGATCCGCAGACCACCGGTCCCATACATCTGCTACGCCACCTAGCCCACGGCGCTGGTAACCTGCCAGGCAGCTGGAGCTCACACGCCCGTCCTTGGGGGACCAAACGAGGTGCTGCCTGAAAATCGCATTCTGGCAGCGCAGGGAAGTCAGGAGGTCCTGCAAGACGGGTTCGCTGTTGCTGGTCTCGGAGGATCTTCTTTTGGAAAACAAGGGAATCCGTTGACCGACGGTTCCCTCAGCATGCTGGGCCAAGCCGGCCCGTTCCTCTTCAAGGTGGATGAGAAGAAGGACGACATGCACTCCGTCGCAGTGCAAATGCCGTCTCACACGGCTGTGCTGCCACCTGCTCGCGACCGCAAGGGAAAGGGCCCAATGGGCCAAGTCGAAGCCCAaccaattcaaattcaaatggcTACCGCGCCAGTGAGCCCGCGCAGCGAGCCGGTGGTGCTGCGCACCGACTCTGAGAGCCTACCAGATCTCAATGAGCCGGCTCCTGTCTCGCCGGCCGTGTACACGACGGTGACCACCGTCACATACCGCCGATGCAGCTCAAGAATTCAGAAGATGCAAGACGGTCGCAGGGTGGACTCGGTGGAACGGGCCTCCCAGCGCAAGGCCTCGGGCGCCGGTGACTCTGACTCATCCATCAACACTGCAAACACTCGCCGCCGCAAGACGAGGAGGATCCCAGACATCAACGCCGTGGCGCTGCTTCCCATCACCTCAACGCCACCATAGATGGAGCGCCAGACACTGATGGATCTCGCTGGGTGATGTGGTATCACGATGGACATGGCCGATGTGGCTCTGAAGAACCAGGAGGCCGAAGCAAGCTCGGAGAGGACTGTCTCCCATGGCTAGGTCAACGTTGCTGCGTCTAGTTCCTGTTAGGTGTTCTGTAGTTAGGGTGCTTTTATTTACCCGCCAGCATTTTCCCTTTCCTTCAAAGTTGGGTTTGCTCACATTAGGTGATGCCCTAGACCAACATTGCATTTTACTTTCCTCCACCGCTTGTAACGCACCCTGTAACACCAACAGTTTATTCCAAGTCTGTTGCTTATCCTCTGTCTTCTTTATGCTTCACGACACTACATCTCATTTTGCATTGCATGGCTACCTTCTTATCCAGGGACTCCTGGGTtccaaatgaaatttttattttggaACACTAGAGGACTCGGTGATGATGACAAAAACTCGATAGTCTTTAAACAGATTGCTGAGGCAGGGGAAAACATCGTATGCATTCAAGAAACTAAGCTCACTGAGATCACCATATTCAAGGCAAAGCAATTTCTTCCACCAAAATTCACTAACTTTGCATACCAACCATCGGAAGGTGCATCAGGTGGTACTCTCATTGCTTGGTCAGATAAAGAGCTTGATGTCACTAAGATTATGAAAAACAAGTACTCAATTACTGTCCATGCTAAATCCATGTCTGACGACACAACTATCACTGTAACAAATGTTTATGCTCCGTGTGATGCAGCAGAAAGGAAAAATTTCTTCCAGGATATGCGGGTTCTACAACACTCTGTTCTTGCCCCATGGGTACCGACAGTCGATTTTAATATCTATAGATATGTTATTGAGAAAATAATAGCAATATCGCTTGGAATGAAATGGAAGCCTTCAACGACTGGATAAACAAGCTGGAGCTCATGGACATAGATATATGCAACTCCAAGTTCACCTGGACTAACAAGAGACGAGATCCAACCCTTGTAAAATTGGACAGAGTCCTTGTCAATCTACAATGGGGCCAGAAATTCATCAACTCTGAATGCAAAACAATGGGCAGACCAACATCGGATCACAAGCCACTGCTGTTGGACAATGCTGCACCTACTGCTAGATCAGACATATTCAGACATGACGATCACTGGTTAGTCTGTAATGATCTTATTCAGATAACAAAGGGTATTCTCACGAGGGGAACGCGAGAAATGGCTCCTGTCACAGGGTTAAACCATAGGCTACGCTCGGTCAGGGCAGCTACTAGAGCATGGCAGAAGCAGAACAAATCTCTCAAGGCAATTCTCTCAAATACTAACCACATGGTTATATTCTTCGACGCTGTGGAGGAATGGAGGCAGCTAAATAATATGGAGTTCGTTTTTAGACAGATTTGTCAGGATAAAAGTAAGCAATTGTGCTTTGCTGAAGCCAGGCGTTGGAAGACAAGAGCCAAGATCAAGTGGTGTTAGCTTGGGGATGAAAATTCAAAGTTTTTTCACACAGTGGCCACTTACAGATACAGGAGAAACAAGATAAGATTTTTATCGCACAATGGCACTGAATTCTTTCAGGATAAAGAAAAGCTGAGCATTGCTACTGAATATTTTGCTGAGATTTTCTCTGAAAATAGGAACTGGACACCAAATATAAATCTACATACTCTATATGAATCTCAGACTGAACAATCCCTGGCTGATTCCTTCTCATGGGATGAAATTCTTAGAGCAATTCAGTTATTGCCTACCGGCAAGAGCCCAGGTCCAGATGGCTTTTCCAATGAATTCTACAAGCTATACCTACAGGAACTAAAGCACGATCTGCTAGCTTTTTTCCAGGCTTGGCATAACCTAACTGTCGACCTCTCTGGTGTCAACCTGGCCTTTATCGCTATACTACCCAAACAAGAAAACCCATAGGTGATCAAAGACTACCGGCCAATATCTCTGCAGCACTCCATTCCTAAGCTCATTGCCAAGGTCATGGCAAACAGGTTGCAGCCTAAGATCACTAAGCTAGTTGACTCAATGCAGTCTGGGTTTATAAAAGAAAGGTCTATTGTAGAAAATTTTGCTGCTGCCATTGATATGGTTCAGTCTGGGAACAAGTTGAAGAGGCCAATTATTGTCCTCAAACTGGACTTCCAAAAGGCTTTTGACACTATACATTGGGAAGCAATTTATCACACACTAACAACTAGAGGATTCCCAGACAAATGGATACAATGGGTCAGGGAGCTGCTACAGACCTCTCAGGCACAAATGATAGTAAATGGACAATGTGGTAG includes these proteins:
- the LOC124677810 gene encoding protein PELPK1-like is translated as MACRNTLSSVAFLGVLLLSCSYMSSAARHLEEAMPKEKEEHPPHPIAPELPKPELPPHPVVPELPKPELPHPVVPKEPEVPHHAVPEMPKEPEVPHPSVPELPKPELPPHPAMPELPKPELPHPVVPVVPKEHEVPHPVVPEAPKEHEVPHPAVPELPKPEIPHPTVPEVHPAVSKMPEFPHPTMPEFPKHELPPFPKSELPPKPEFHFPEPEAKP